Sequence from the Fusarium oxysporum Fo47 chromosome VI, complete sequence genome:
CGCGTTTCGCCGGATTATTTTACGGGCGGTGAACAGGCTTATCGCCTATCACTTATCACTTATCGCTTATCACCTATCAATCAATAATTTCTCTTATCGGGACTCTTGTCTATCTCGCTACCCTGGGGCAGCCTAAACAGCAGATTAAAAGTATCTCAAAGACGCCATTCAGAACCCATTATTGTTTCGTTTGTTTAATAAGTGAATCTTTTAAGTTTTCTCAGGTACTCCATTAgactttttctctttcccaTTGTGCATTACCTAGTTAGAAGATGAGAACAATGCTGGATATAAGAAATGTGTTACGCATTGCCAGGAACCTCTTTGTTAACGTCGTCTGCAGAAAGACAACGAAAATCAACTTAACGTGGGCAGGCATGGTCACTTCATGATTTTACCTGTCAGCGAGATTGAGGAGTCGTTGTTAAGCCCTGATGTCCCACGTGGCATGTAGTTCCTCCTATAGCGACTAAGTTGCTGGTCACAAGGAGCCTTCACAAAGAGACTTACCAAATAACGATTCCAGCAAAGGGAAATGACATGGGATTCCTTTGGTTACAACGCCACCTTTGCCTGGGTTGGCACAAGCATTACCGAAGGTTAAATCAAGTTACCCGAAAAGTGGCACGCTCCGAAGACTTGCCAGCCACTTCGGAGTTGCCCCACTGCTGCATTGCTTGTTTGTGGGGAAAGTGGACCACCGAACTCCTGAAATCCGGGGTAACGGGGTGAATGAATAACATTCTTCACACGATAGCCAGACCGGTAATTGCTAGAGAGTCATTCGTTTATAAGAAGCCGTTGTCAAGGGATAAATTGACAACTACCTTCCCAAACTGTCCCAGCACGAAGAAACCATATCTAAgcaacagcatcgtcaatTTGCTAGTTACAATACCCCCAGCATTCTGGTGTCGAACCGCTAGCAATGGGTAAGCACACAACTGCTTACAACAGGCTGGTCACTGTCGCGGTCGCCTTTGGCTCCCTGGTAAGTTATCCTGACAGCTATTCACATCCAGCTGCATTATGCTCATTTTGTCCAGACATACGGCTACTGCTCTTCCGTCATTGGCAGCACAATCGGACAGCCAGGATGGTACAACTTCTTCGACTTGCCCCAGCAGGGTGAGCCTGGCTATGGCACCAAGACGACTGAAGCCATCTCGACCGCAAATGGAATCTACAGCGCGGGCGGTGCCATTGGCACGCTTTTTGTCATGTGGGCTGCTACGGCATTGGGTAGGAAGAGATCTATCCAGATTGGTGGAGCCTTTGCGTTGCTGGGAGGTGCTTTGCAGGGCGGTGCAGTAAATCTGAGGTGAGTCTTGTCTATTTGCTCGCATGGCTGCTACAGCTATGCATGGCAAGGTTCAGCAAACTGACTTGGCACTACAGCATGTTCCAAGCTGGCCGAATCTTGGCTGGCATCGGCATCGGAATCCTCGTCACGGTCTGCCCAATGTACATGGGAGAGCTCGCACCACACGACAAACGCGGATGGCTTGTAGGACACCACGCCATATTTCTTGTCTTTGGCTACATGCTCTCAGGCTGGCTCGGGTATGCCTGCTACTTTGCAACGGCCAGCATGCCAGGCTTCGCTTGGAGATTTCCGCTGTGCATGCAATGTCTAGCTCCCACTGTCCTTCTGGCAACGTCTTTCTGGATCCCGGAGTCTACACGATGGCTGTTGCAGAAGGGCCGGGTCGAAGAGGCATGGACCGTTGTTCGTAACTTGCGAAAGTCACCGGACGATCCAGATGATCTAGTCGCTCGAGAGGAGATCTACCAGATCAAGGAACAGCTAGCTTTGGACTCTGCCAAGCTTAAGGCACTAGGTTGCGGACCTCTCAAGGCAGTTATTAAGAAGAAGAGTTACCGAAAACGGTTGGCAATAGGCTTCCTGACACAATGGGGCGCCGAGTTCGCCGGACCACTAATTATCGTAAGTTGATGCTTATTACTCTTCACTTGTTTCAAAGTCTAATACTGTCAGAACAACTACTCGGTCATTCTTTACACCAACCTCGGTCAAACTGGGTCTATGCCTCTGCTCCTTTCGGCCTTATGGCTTACAACCGCTGGCATCATCTACAACCCGCTCGGCGCCTGGCTTCACGACAGAATTAATTCACGCCGATGGATGTTTATGACCGGCTTGTTCGGCTGCTTGATTACCACGAGCGGACTTGCTGCCTGCATTTCCGAGTTTTCCGGGACTGCAAATAAGGCAGGTAATGCAGCAGGCGTCTTCTTTGTTTTTCTATACCTGGCGTTCCAAGGGTAAGTCCTCCGGCCTGACCTGCGAGCTTTTGTAGACTGACAGTATTTCCAGAACCTTTTGTGATACGACCATGTATATCTACGTTGCAGAGATCTTCCCAACCGAGATTCGCCCTATCGGCATGGGCTTCTCTCTGTTCGGCCAGTTCACGAGCACCATCATTCTGCTTCAAACAGCCCCAATTGGGTTCGTGAACATCGGCTGGAAGTATTACCTGGTCATCATTATTTGGTGCATCTTCTTCATACCAATTGTGTACCTGTACTTTCCCGAGACTGCTAAGCTGTCACTTGAGGAGATTTCTGCCCGTTTCGGTGATGACGTTGCCGTTCACGTCAACGATGTTCCGGCCGAGCAGCGCAAAGAGCTTGACGAGTTTATTGGAAAGCTGGATATTACCCATATGGAGGATTCAGCAGCTAAAAGTAAGGCTATGATGTAGTGCTAGGACACAAGGAGCCCAGGATAGCGACAGAGCAATCTGGCAGTTGAATAGCCGTTAATATAATTCACCTATctattactttattatttctGTGTCATATTTGCAGTAAATGACTAATACCAGAGCGGTGACCAAGACTGACAGCTCCCCTTCGTCCTGCATGACCCAATGACCAGTTCCCTGGGACAAGATGAGATAATCTCGGCACTACATCACTGTTTCCTGGTCGATGTGAGGGCGTGGTCTCTTGTCGACCCCGCAGTGGCACGCTCCGGTTCAGGTGGCCAGGCTAAGGTCGGTAAATGGCACCTGACCCCACGGGGTCGACTCCTTCTCCGCATCATGCTTCCCAAGCTACACTCTTCTGGTTTAGTGGATTCAATTCTAGCTGTTGAAAGGGGAATGCGTGCTCTGTAAAAGTGAAGAAAGTCCAGTTCGTTCCTTAAGCGGGACACCTAAATTCTCTTTTTCATTATCCCTAGACTCTTCCAAATCTCCCATCATGGGCTCTATGATCACGACTAGCAAAGCCTCAATACACCATCAAGACTATGATAGTCTGCCGGACCCAAAAAGAGTCTGGACCGGCAAGCCAGGGTCTAGGGAAGAAGGTCTCGGCCGTCTCGTACTGCTCACACCAGAAGTGGTAGCCAACGCGGCATCAACATGCATCAAGACAGGTCGCCGTACCTCGTTAAACTGGGAGCTGACCAAGCTGGACATTGCCAACTTCAATCGAGCTCCAGCCCAGCATCATATTGTCTCGCTTTTAAACGGCGCCGCATATGATGATGTTTATATCTTCAACCCTCAACAGTCGTCTCAATGGGACGGGCTCCGCCACTTTTCTGCCCCAGCTCCAACTCCCTCAGACCCAAACCGTCGCCTCTTCTATGGAGGAATGACGTCGGGTGAGATACAAGACAGAAACAATACTCGCATAGGCATTCAGCATTGGGCCAAAGAGGGCATTTGCGGCCGTGGTGTTCTGCTGGACTATGCTGAATACGCTCGACGTCATTCAATATCTTACACGACATTCTCAGGCCATTCTATCCCGCTTCATGTACTACTTGACGTCGCGAAAGAACAAGGCGTCAAGTTCCTCCGCGGAGATATCCTGTTCGTTAGAATTGGAGTTGTTAGGGAGTGGGATCTACAAATGACGGCAGCTGACAAGCTGGCTTATGCGCAAAGCTCAAACCCGCAACATGCTGGAGTTGAAGGCACAGAAGAGATGTTGAAATGGATCTGGAATGAAGGCTTTTCAGCTGTGGCAAGTGATGCTATTTCCTTTGAAGTGTACCCTCCGCAGCCGTCTTATAAGCGAGGAGAGAATGCCCCAGTCAAGGGTTTATTTATGCATGAATATCTGATTGCAGGATGGGGTATGCCAGTTGGCGAACTATTTGATCTTGAGGGCCTTAGCCGCATTTGTCAAGAAGAGCAGAGATGGGAATTCTTTATAACATCGGCACCTCTGAACATGCCAGGAGGCGTCAGTACTCCTCCAAATTGTATAGCTATATTTTAACGCCTTAACTTATGCATACAGTAGTAGAGCAACTCCACGCTTTATACTACAGTCCTTTTGTTTCCAATACCTGAAATACCTTGGTAAACTTATGAGCCAGTCCCCAGCATTGCAGCTTCTTCAATATCTCTTGTGCGTCGGTGCTGATGGCAGGGACGCAACCGTCCGTACCAATATCTGGAACAGATCCAGAGCTAGCTGGTCCTCCAACCTCAATCCATTTAACAACGACTCTTCTGTGAGAAAGGTTCTGATCATGGAGGTCCAGCCTGACACTTTGCGTGACCCTTATTGGCGATGATCTAGTATGATCCCCATAAGCAGAGTAggcaatgatgaagatgtaACCCATAAAGACTCGCATAATCTCGCAAGGGGCAGACACCAGGTACTCATTAGCGATTGCGACGATTTGGGCTGCGTGCCAGCATAGTCTTCTTGCTGTTTTTGGGTCTCCGGCAAATGTCAACTTGAGCCGGTTGCGGGCTACCTTGATTCCGTCATGTACTCGAGGTTCCATTGAGATGAGGCCCCGCACGATGGATAGGATGAGGTCGAGGACGCCATTCGCCGCGCACAAGTGCGAATAGTGGCAAAGAAGACTGGCTATACTGTATTTCTGTCAGTATATAGTGCCGATAAAGGACTCATCACTTACTTGTAGCTGGTAAGATCGCtcgtcgatgatggcgaAGATAGAGATTCAACCAAGTTATTCAAGCCCTTGAGCAGCGACCTCTTCGTGTCTTGGTGCGCAGCCACAATTGATCCAAGGCCGAGGTACTCTGGCATTGCGACAACCTCGATTTGCCAGAGGTCCCAGAGTAACCGCCCGATTACCTGCGCACAGAGCCTCTTAGCCCAAGATCCCAAGGACGATGGTAGTTCTCTCCCAGCCAGTGCTTGCTTCAGCACTTTAGATAGATTTGGTCTTGAGTCATCCTGACCAAGACGAGACATCAGAGCAAACCAAGCTCGTGCCGAGGTGGCGTTCCACATGGACTCAGGACATGGCAATTCTGATGGCAGCTCGCTCAAGTCAACAATGCCTCGACGACTTGTGAGAGTGCAAAGACTGCAGTCATACTCGAATGCTGCCCAAGATGCCCTCCTTCCTGACTCCATCTTGATCCAGTTCTTCCAATCTTTTGTAAGAACATGGTCGTCCTCAGAACCACGAATGGTCTCGTGATCCTGACTCAGAGTGATCGAAGAGCGGGGATTCAGCAGACCGATTCCCCGTAAACCACCGATCAAGAGTCCACGAGACCTGTCTGCATTCTGATATAGCTGTCGTTTTCCTGACCCGAGCGAATAGATCTGGTAAAGGCAGAGTGCATTAAGATATGAGACATCACTGTAGTTGGTAGCATCTGAGGCGCCCTTGGATAATCAGTATTACGTACAGTAGGTGAGGACTGAAAACCAACCATCCAGTTAATCATTGTAGAGCAGATCTCACTCAGTGCTACTGAGAGCTCGTAATCTGACTGACTATCAGAGAGCAATGCACCAACAGAGGCCATGGCCGTAAGAAGAATAGGCGGGCAAGCCGACATGGTCCAAGTAGGTTTGTGGATAATCGCCTGAATGTCGTGGAACCGAGAAAAATAGGAGTCAACAAGACGCTGTAGACTGCAAAAAGCTTGGATAGAATGAGGGTCTCGTAAGGTTTCAAGCTGAGGAAGGGGATTCTCAGAGAGAATTTGGATGAAGCCTTTTACAAGTGTTGTCTGAACAGGCCGCGGTCTGTCTGTCGGGCAATAACCGTTGAGAATATCGCGAAGTGGAGGGAGCCGATAGCGATGAGGAGATTGCTTATGCGCCTGATCAAAAGGCCACGCAAGCGTGTTTTGTTCCACGTCTGGTAGCCCTTCCTCTTGTGAATCCCGGCTCGACTCCCCACTGCTCGTTCTTTGTTGTACTCTATTGCCAGTGCCACTGCTACTAAGCCCTTCTGACTCGGAGACTTGCTGGGCTGTACTGGAAAACCAGAACTCTGgtatatagctattataaaaagtatcGACTTGGAAGCCTTGAGGACTATTGCCAATGTCGAAGTTCAACCAGTCAAACCCACCAGTCCGAAAGCTTGTCTGCCCTGgaaggatggaagagggagaaagaGCAAAAGTATCTTCAAACACCGAATGAGCTGCATCTACTGGCAAGACATTGAAGGATTGTGGAATTTCCATAGTTGGAGAGTTTGTCGGCTTATCATTTAGATTATAAAAAGGGCCAACCTGGcaagcttgatcttgatccATGATGTCAGCACCGTGGACCTGATGGACTAAAGGTGCTGTTGGTAGGGGAATATGCTCTGTTGAATCGTCTAATAAGAGGCCGTCAGGTCCCGTTTCATGTTGGAAGGATCGAGTTTCTTCATTCGCTTGCGAGGTCATTGATTCATCCTGCTGTTCTTGTATTTGTTGCGTGTTGGAAGGAAGAATTGACTGTCCTGTAGGAGAAGCGCCCTCATGCGGCCCCCAGTCATTCATATCGTCTGTCGCAGGATACTCGCAATTATTCCCTGATCGAATGCAGCCATTGCAGGGTCTTTCGCGATTGCACTTCGCCTTCCGTTCAACACATCGAAAACACGACTTCTGACTTGATCGTCTGGTTTGTTCTTGTACCTGATGCCCATGACGCAGGTGACGCAGCAGAACGTCGCGCCTACTGAATGTCTTTGAACAATATGGGCAAGGTATATGTTGTCTGTGATTGGATGCAGAATGCGTGAGTTGATGCCGATGGAGATGGCTAGGACGCGAAAACTTCAGAGTGCATTCCGGACATTGAAGGGCGCGCTTCAGAAGGGCATTAGCAGAGAGATACGGCAGAAGGATATTCAGCTGAGGACATACAGTGTAGTTTGGCTCTGCCATTATAATTAAAGCAATAAATAACTGGAAAATTGGATATATACAAGGTAAAGAAAGACAATTAAACTGTTGAGGTTTAACGAGGCTCGCGGGGTATCATCACGTGGCGATTGCTTAGCACCAGTACCCTTTCCAACTAGCCGGAATACACTAATGAAGCTCGCTAAGTTAGTAATCAGGTCTTTTTACTAGTTGTTTTATTTCTGTTAGTGTTGGTTTATGATAAAGAAATGACTTGTATTTCCTATGGCTAGAAACTGGAGCTTGATAATAGCCAGTCCATCCACTTATCTTACTTACGGTCCGTGGCTTGTCGCTATTACGTCATTGAATCTGCATTATAGAGTAAAGCCTGATAAGGTCGGAGGCCGGCCATTCAATGTCATGGTGTTGGCCGTCAAGTGGCCTGGCGTATGACAAAGGCCTAGTAACTTGGAGGCCAACCATTATTACATTTAATTTTCATTGGCCCATTCCAACAATGTATTGTACACTTTTCTGGTGCGGGGAAGGGGGTTGAAAAC
This genomic interval carries:
- a CDS encoding general substrate transporter, producing the protein MGKHTTAYNRLVTVAVAFGSLTYGYCSSVIGSTIGQPGWYNFFDLPQQGEPGYGTKTTEAISTANGIYSAGGAIGTLFVMWAATALGRKRSIQIGGAFALLGGALQGGAVNLSMFQAGRILAGIGIGILVTVCPMYMGELAPHDKRGWLVGHHAIFLVFGYMLSGWLGYACYFATASMPGFAWRFPLCMQCLAPTVLLATSFWIPESTRWLLQKGRVEEAWTVVRNLRKSPDDPDDLVAREEIYQIKEQLALDSAKLKALGCGPLKAVIKKKSYRKRLAIGFLTQWGAEFAGPLIINNYSVILYTNLGQTGSMPLLLSALWLTTAGIIYNPLGAWLHDRINSRRWMFMTGLFGCLITTSGLAACISEFSGTANKAGNAAGVFFVFLYLAFQGTFCDTTMYIYVAEIFPTEIRPIGMGFSLFGQFTSTIILLQTAPIGFVNIGWKYYLVIIIWCIFFIPIVYLYFPETAKLSLEEISARFGDDVAVHVNDVPAEQRKELDEFIGKLDITHMEDSAAKSKAMM
- a CDS encoding fungal-specific transcription factor domain-containing protein encodes the protein MAEPNYTRALQCPECTLKFSRPSHLHRHQLTHSASNHRQHIPCPYCSKTFSRRDVLLRHLRHGHQVQEQTRRSSQKSCFRCVERKAKCNRERPCNGCIRSGNNCEYPATDDMNDWGPHEGASPTGQSILPSNTQQIQEQQDESMTSQANEETRSFQHETGPDGLLLDDSTEHIPLPTAPLVHQVHGADIMDQDQACQVGPFYNLNDKPTNSPTMEIPQSFNVLPVDAAHSVFEDTFALSPSSILPGQTSFRTGGFDWLNFDIGNSPQGFQVDTFYNSYIPEFWFSSTAQQVSESEGLSSSGTGNRVQQRTSSGESSRDSQEEGLPDVEQNTLAWPFDQAHKQSPHRYRLPPLRDILNGYCPTDRPRPVQTTLVKGFIQILSENPLPQLETLRDPHSIQAFCSLQRLVDSYFSRFHDIQAIIHKPTWTMSACPPILLTAMASVGALLSDSQSDYELSVALSEICSTMINWMGASDATNYSDVSYLNALCLYQIYSLGSGKRQLYQNADRSRGLLIGGLRGIGLLNPRSSITLSQDHETIRGSEDDHVLTKDWKNWIKMESGRRASWAAFEYDCSLCTLTSRRGIVDLSELPSELPCPESMWNATSARAWFALMSRLGQDDSRPNLSKVLKQALAGRELPSSLGSWAKRLCAQVIGRLLWDLWQIEVVAMPEYLGLGSIVAAHQDTKRSLLKGLNNLVESLSSPSSTSDLTSYNIASLLCHYSHLCAANGVLDLILSIVRGLISMEPRVHDGIKVARNRLKLTFAGDPKTARRLCWHAAQIVAIANEYLVSAPCEIMRVFMGYIFIIAYSAYGDHTRSSPIRVTQSLWICSRYWYGRLRPCHQHRRTRDIEEAAMLGTGS